The Alphaproteobacteria bacterium US3C007 genomic interval GACGCGCAACTGATCCAAAACTCTTAACGATTTGGCCATTTTGATCGATCAACAATTTGTTAAAATTCCACGACGGAACGAAGCCAGCAGAGCGTTTCGCCCATTTGAAAAACGGATGTGCGTTTGGTCCTTTTACCTTGGTTATACCGGTCATGGGCATCGTGGTGCTATAACCAAGCTCGCAAAACTCTTTAACATCCGCGTTGCTCCCCAATTCTTGGTTGAAATCATTCGAAGGCACAGCCAGAACCACCAGACCTTGATCGTTATAGGTTTCATGAAGCTTTTGAAGCCCGCTCAACTGACCTGTGAAACCGCATCTGCTGGCCGTATTCACAACCAAAATTGGCCGACCTTCGTAATTCGATAAAGACAGCGCGCCCCCATCAATATTTTCAAAGGTAAAGTCAAGGGCGGTGGCAGTGCTGGCGGTGATCATCATTGCAAATAAAATCCATAGGCGCATGTGAGCTCTTTCAATCAGTCATTCAACTCGTAGACTTAAAGGTAGATCGGTTGTCGAAAAAACAAGAGCAGCCTTGACGCAGGTTGCTGTTGCTGCGGGCTTGGGCTGGCCTGACCAACGGCTTTAGATCGCAATCGGATATTCTTATTAGGGAGTTTCCATCGCTTCAAGCTCATCGATCATCGATGAGATCATTGATAATCCTTGCTGCCAAAATGTTGGGTCACTGGCGTCTAAACCAAATGGGGCCAACAGATCTTTGTGATGTTGGGAGCCGCCGGCCTTTAACATATCGAAATATTTTTCCTGAAAGCCATCAGGAGCCGCTTCATAAACGGCGTATAGCGCGTTGACCAAACCATCGCCGAATGCATAGGCGTAAACGTAAAATGGCGAATGCACGAAATGCGGGATATAGGCCCAAAAGGTTTCATAGCCATCCATAAACTCGAAGGCTGGCCCAAGGCTTTCGCCCTGAACACTCATCCAAAGCGCGTTGATATCATCGGGCGTGAGTTCGCCGGCTTTTCGTGCCTCATGCAATTTACACTCAAAATCGTAAAAGGCGATTTGCCGGATGACCGTGTTGATCATATCTTCCACTTTTCCGGCTAATAATACTTTGCGCTCATTTTGATCTTTGGCGTTTTCCAACATTTTTTTGAAGGTGAGCATTTCGCCAAACACGGATGCCGTTTCTGCAAGGGTTAGAGGTGTAGATGAAAGCATTTCGCCTTGCTTTGCCGCCAAAACCTGATGAACGCCATGCCCCAACTCATGCGCTAAAGTCATCACATCGCGCGGTTTTCCCAAGTAATTCAGCATCACATAGGGATGCACATCGGTCACGGTGGGATGCGCGAAAGCACCGGGGGCTTTGCCGGGTTTAACCGGCGCGTCTATCCACCCTTTGGTGAAAAACGGTTCAGCCAAATCTGCCAAACGCGGATCAAAGCTTGCATAGGCGCTCATCACGGTATCCCGGGCTTCGGGCCAATCCACCAATCGATCGCTTTCAAGCGGAAGAGGTGCGTTTCGATCCCACACTTGCATTTTATCCAGCCCCAGCCATTTGCGCTTGAGCTCATAATAGCGATGGCTGAGTTGCGGGTAGGCGCTTACCACAGCGTTTCGCAAAGCTTCAACGACTTCCGGTTCAACATGGTTGGATAAATGCCGACCGGTTTGTGGGCTGGGCATGCCGCGCCAGCGGTCCAAGATCTCTTTTTCTTTGGCTTGCGTGTTGTGCACGCGCGCGAAGGTTTTGATGTTGTCTTGAAACACGTCGGCCAAAGCATGCGCTGCGGCTTGACGGTTATCTCGGTTTTGATCGGTTAAGAAATTTAAAGTGCCCTCGATATTATGCGTTTCGCCCGCCACGTCGAAAGACAATCCTGCGATTGTTTCATCAAAGAGTTTTTCCCACGCATCCCCAACAACACCAAGATCATGCAGAAAATTCTCCAACTCATCAGACAGCTGGTAGGGCTTCATCGCTCGGATCTTGTCAAATACTGGCTTGTATCGGGCAAGTTCCTTGTTCTGCGCAAACCGCGTGTCTAAATACCCATCTTCAAGCCGATTGATCTCGAGGGTGAAAAACACCAAAGGCGTGGTGAAATTGGTGATTTTCTCCTGCGCATCCGACATAAATTTGGCGCGGTTGCTATCTGTGGTCATTTGGTAATAGCGCAGCCCCGCGAAAGACATGATGCGCCCCGCGATGGCGCTGATTTTCTCATTTCGGTGGATACAGCTGAGTAGTTCATCGGCGTTTAACGTAGCCAGCTTATTTTGATAATCTTGTGCGAATTGTGCACATTCGCCTTCGAGCCATTGCAAATCGCTGATCAATTGCGGCGCGTCTTCGCCCTCATAAAGGTCACTTAAATCCCATTCCGGTAGATCACCAAGGTTTTTATTTCCATGAGATGTGTTTGCATCGCGTGGGGCAATATTGGGAAAATACATGTAAAGACCTTTTGTTGTTCACCTAAAGAGATAGGCCGCTGGGTTTTGAGTTACAAGGGCATGTTGCGCGCTGGCGCTGACAGGCCGTTTTGGCTAGGTGATACGCAGATCAATCGGCGAAGCCGTACAGTTTCTTGGGGTTCTCAATCAAAATTTGGTCGCGCGTTTTTTCATCGCTGACCACGCGATAAAATGCATCCATCAAAGACCCTGCATCGGGCATTTCAGCGCCGTTGAGCATGATATGGGGCCAATCTGACCCCCATAGGCAGCGTTCTGGATTTGCGCGTACCAGCTTTGAAACAATTTCATCCGTATCAAAATAAGGCGCGTTTGCCAACCGGTAGAGGCCTGACAATTTGATCCAAACCTTGCCGCTATCTAACATATGATACAGCGTCTCAAGCCCGGCATTGCCTGTCCCAAGCGTTAAGTCGGGCCATCCGATATGATCAAAACACACAGGCACGGATAGGCTTTGCAGGTCGGGTTGTAATTCGTTCATGTGCAGATGGGCGTGCATAAGCATTTGAATATGCAAGCCCCGATCGGCCAGTTTGGGCGCCATTGCTTTGGCGCCTTTCCAGCTTAAAACACCCCCGTGGACGTAATTCAGCCGCACGCCAGCCATGTTCCAGGCTACGAATTGGTCAAGATCGGCTTCTGAAGCCTGATCGGGAAGCAAGCCAATGCCACGAAAACCTGCGCCCATTTCGCGCAGGGCCGCCACGGTTACGCTATTATCGGTGCCGTAAAAAATTGAATGCACGATAACCCCGCGGGTGCAGCCTAAATTTTCAAGATGGCGACGATACAGCCCGATCCATTCTTGAAATTTATAACCGCTTGGGGGGTCTTCCGCGCGGCCCTCATAAAGCGGGAATTCATTTGCGGCAGCTAAAAGGTGCACATGCGTGTCGCAACTGCCCGGCCGCGCCTTTTTATGGGGGGCGCGCGCCAAGGCTGGCGCGGGCGCGGTTGGCTTAGGGCTGGACATGAAGCATTTCCTTTAAGTCGGCCAGGGTATTTGCATCCTCTGGTTTTTTATCACCGCGCCAGCGTGCCATACGCGGAAAGCGCAGTGCAATACCTGATTTATGACGCGTGCTTTCTTGGATGCCTTCAAAGGCTATTTCGAAAACGTGCTGCGGCGTGACCTGGCGTACGGGGCCAAATCTTTGCAGCGTATTTTTGCGCACCCAGGCGGTAATTTTGCGAAATTCGGCATCGCTTAGGCCCGAATAGGCTTTGGTAAAGGGCACGAGCGCTGGACCATCCCATACAGCAAAGGTGAAATCAGTATACAGATTGGCGCGTCGCCCATGTCCGGCCTGAGCATAGATCATCACGCCATCAATGGTGCGCGGATCTAGCTTCCATTTCCACCAATGCCCCTTTTTGCGCCCCGCGATGTAGGGGCTCTGGCGTGATTTTATCATCAAACCTTCCGCAAGCGTAGATCGCGCGTCGTCCCGATATGTTGCCAAATCCCCCCAGCTCTTTGCTGGAAGTGAGCGTGAAGGGATGATCACATCCTGCGCATTGTGCGTTTGCAAAAGCGCCTCCAACGCAGACCGACGCTGCGCGAAGGGTTGCGCGCGTATATCGCTGCCTTTTTCCTCAAGCAGGTCATAGGCTAACAGCCGTATTGGCGCAGATTTGAGCAGGTTCGCCGGCACTGTTTTGCGCCCAAGTCGTTTTTGTAAAAGATGAAAGGGCAGGGGTTTATCATCTGCCCAAGCCAATAACTCTCCATCGATCACGGTGCCATGTGGCAGTTGTTCGGCCAAAGGGGCAAGCTCGGGAAACTGATTGTTCACCATCTCTTCACCGCGCGACCAGATGAAACAGTTTTTTTCGCGCACCACCACTTGGGCGCGTATGCCGTCCCATTTCCATTCGGCGGACCACTCGCTTATGTCGCCCAGTTTTGTGGGCTCTGTGTCTAAGGCATGTGCAAGGCAAAACGGATAGGGGCGCGATAGATTGATACTGGCGTTTTGCGCAAGAATAAGATCTTCCCAGCTGGTCATTTGTGGATTCCACTGGCCCATTAATTTATGAGCGAGATCGGCGGCATCCTGTCCGGTTGCTTGGGCCAAAGCGCGCGTCATCAACTTTTGACTGACGCCGATGCGAAAGCCGCCCGTGATTAATTTATTGAACACGAAACGCTCATACCCATCGCATTCTGTCCAAGCTGCAAGCATGAAGCCTTTGCGTGCAGCCAGATCCTGACCTTTCAAATTGAGAAGCGCTTGGATCCATTGCTGAAGCGTTCGCGTTGATTTGTGCTGTGCAGGCGGCAGTAAAAGCGAAATAGTTTCGGCCAAATCACCCACAATATGATAGGTGTTTTCCAACAGCCATAGCGGCAGCTCGGCGGCCTCGGCCGCCCAAATGCGCATCTCGGCGGTCGTGACGCTGCGCGCTGGCCTGCGGCCAGAAAATATAGCAATGCACCAGACGCGATCTTCTGGCGCGGCGCTTTTAAAATATTCAGATAGCGCTGCGAGCTTTGCGTTGGTTTGACTGGCTTCATCCAGTGTTTTGATCAGCTGCGCAAAGGCTTTCATTCGGCGCTCTCTTCCTCAGGCAGCTCAGCCTCATCCCCCGTAAAATCGGTTTTTACGATGTTTGAATTATAGCCCTGTTCGTTCAGCCAATTGTTAAAGATGTCAGTGTAACCATGTGTAACATAGATGTTTTCTGCACCAGTTTCTTTGATTGCGGCGTTTAGGGCCGGCCAGTCCGCGTGATCGGATAAAACAAAGCCCCGGTCAAAGCCACGCCGCCGCCGAATACCGCGCAGCGCCATCCAACCGCTTACAAACCCTGTTGACGTTTCGCCAAAACGTTTGGCCCAAGCGCTGCCAAATACCGAAGGGGGCGCCAAAATCAGCGCACCGCGCTGCGCTTTGCGATCCATATCGGGCATAATTTTCTGAGTTTTGGGAAGATCAAAGCCCTGATCGCGCAAGATCTGATTTGTGGCTTCTGTGGCGCTGTGCGTCAAGATTGGACCGATATTGGCATCCAAGCCGCATAGCAAGCGCTGCGCCTTGCCCAGACCGTAGGCACCCAGAATGCAGCATTTGCCGGCTTTGGCAGTTTCTGCCCACCAAGTGTTAATCTGATCAAAAATGGTGTTTTGAGGCTGCCATTGAAACGCCGGAAGGCCAAAGGTACATTCGCTAATAAAACTATGACATTTCAGTGGCTCAAAAGGGGTTGTTAATCCATCATTTTCGATTTTATAATCGCCAGATACCACCCATATTTCACCTGCAACCTCAATACGAATTTGGGCAGAGCCAGGGATATGGCCGGCGGGGTGAAACGAAACCAGCGCATCTTTAATCTGTCTGGTTTCTCCATAGCGGACGGTTTCCAATACGGGATTGTTTAAGCGATGCGATATCACAGGGGCAGCAATATCCGTGCTGAGATATCTGCTATGCCCAGGGCGGGCGTGATCGGCATGACCATGCGTGAGAAGGGCGCGTTCCACGGGGCGCCACGGGTCAATGTAAAACTCTCCGGCAGGGCAATATATCCCGCGACCTGTGAAACGAAGAAGTGCTGATTTGCTCATCGTTCAAACATAGATCAAAGCTGGGCTGCGGCCACCCTTGCATCTGCAAGATCGCCGCGTACACTGCGCGAAAAAAATGGGGTATAAAATGTCACGCATATCGAATTTTCGACAAAAAATGTTATCGGGGGCGCCTTTAGCGGGAACCTTCTTGAAAACACCACATTATATTATGATTGAGGTTTTGGCGCAGTCTGGGTTAGATTTTTTATGTTTGGATGCCGAACACGCGCCGTTTGATCGGGGCGCCATGGATCAATGTATTGCCGTTGCAACCGCGCTTGATTTCCCAATTTTGATTCGGGTGGGTGATGGCAGCGAGCGCGAAATTTTACAGGCTTTAGATTATGGAGCCGTTGGCATTGTTGTGCCTCATGTTGACAGCGTTGAAAAAGCGCAGTCGATTGCCCGTATGGCGCGCTTCGGGCATCGCGGTCGGGGTTATGCCGGATCGACGCGCTGGGCCGGTTATGCCACGCAATCAATGCCTGACCTTTTACAAAAGTCGCGTGATGAAACTGTTGTGATCGCCCAGGTGGAAGAGCCAGAGGCGGTTCTAGTTGCGAAGGATCTTGCGTCAATCGAGGGGATTGATGGTCTGTTTGTTGGGCCGGCTGATTTATCGGTTGGCTATGGTAAAACTGATCAAACCAGTGAGGAATTGCAAGCGGCATTGCGCAGTGTGGGCGAGGCGGCGCGCGCCTCGAACAAGGCGTATATGAGCTTTGTGGGCACTGTAGAGCAAGCCGCAGAATGGCGCGAGAAATATGGCTTAACGGTGTTTTTTGTGGCCTCTGAGCATAATTGGCTGCGCGCTGGCGCTGCTGCGGTTGCCAAAGGCGTGCATAAGCTCACTTAAAAACTGTTAAAAAGATCGCTTAGATTAGGCCGCCCCGCACGCCAGTAAGGGCTGGCCGACGAGCTTTTTGTACGCGTTGGTATCCCTTTACCCAAGCGCGCTGCCCAGCTGCATGGCAACGCCCATGTCACCATCAATGGTCAAACGTCCGCTCATGAAGGCAGATGCAGGATCTAAATCGCCGGCTAAGATATCTTGGAACGTCTCTGTATTTGCTCGAAGCGTTACCTCTGCCTCTTCATCGCCGGC includes:
- a CDS encoding glutathione peroxidase, which encodes MRLWILFAMMITASTATALDFTFENIDGGALSLSNYEGRPILVVNTASRCGFTGQLSGLQKLHETYNDQGLVVLAVPSNDFNQELGSNADVKEFCELGYSTTMPMTGITKVKGPNAHPFFKWAKRSAGFVPSWNFNKLLIDQNGQIVKSFGSVARPSGRKITSEIEILLQ
- a CDS encoding M3 family oligoendopeptidase; protein product: MYFPNIAPRDANTSHGNKNLGDLPEWDLSDLYEGEDAPQLISDLQWLEGECAQFAQDYQNKLATLNADELLSCIHRNEKISAIAGRIMSFAGLRYYQMTTDSNRAKFMSDAQEKITNFTTPLVFFTLEINRLEDGYLDTRFAQNKELARYKPVFDKIRAMKPYQLSDELENFLHDLGVVGDAWEKLFDETIAGLSFDVAGETHNIEGTLNFLTDQNRDNRQAAAHALADVFQDNIKTFARVHNTQAKEKEILDRWRGMPSPQTGRHLSNHVEPEVVEALRNAVVSAYPQLSHRYYELKRKWLGLDKMQVWDRNAPLPLESDRLVDWPEARDTVMSAYASFDPRLADLAEPFFTKGWIDAPVKPGKAPGAFAHPTVTDVHPYVMLNYLGKPRDVMTLAHELGHGVHQVLAAKQGEMLSSTPLTLAETASVFGEMLTFKKMLENAKDQNERKVLLAGKVEDMINTVIRQIAFYDFECKLHEARKAGELTPDDINALWMSVQGESLGPAFEFMDGYETFWAYIPHFVHSPFYVYAYAFGDGLVNALYAVYEAAPDGFQEKYFDMLKAGGSQHHKDLLAPFGLDASDPTFWQQGLSMISSMIDELEAMETP
- a CDS encoding amidohydrolase family protein encodes the protein MSSPKPTAPAPALARAPHKKARPGSCDTHVHLLAAANEFPLYEGRAEDPPSGYKFQEWIGLYRRHLENLGCTRGVIVHSIFYGTDNSVTVAALREMGAGFRGIGLLPDQASEADLDQFVAWNMAGVRLNYVHGGVLSWKGAKAMAPKLADRGLHIQMLMHAHLHMNELQPDLQSLSVPVCFDHIGWPDLTLGTGNAGLETLYHMLDSGKVWIKLSGLYRLANAPYFDTDEIVSKLVRANPERCLWGSDWPHIMLNGAEMPDAGSLMDAFYRVVSDEKTRDQILIENPKKLYGFAD
- a CDS encoding ATP-dependent DNA ligase, whose product is MKAFAQLIKTLDEASQTNAKLAALSEYFKSAAPEDRVWCIAIFSGRRPARSVTTAEMRIWAAEAAELPLWLLENTYHIVGDLAETISLLLPPAQHKSTRTLQQWIQALLNLKGQDLAARKGFMLAAWTECDGYERFVFNKLITGGFRIGVSQKLMTRALAQATGQDAADLAHKLMGQWNPQMTSWEDLILAQNASINLSRPYPFCLAHALDTEPTKLGDISEWSAEWKWDGIRAQVVVREKNCFIWSRGEEMVNNQFPELAPLAEQLPHGTVIDGELLAWADDKPLPFHLLQKRLGRKTVPANLLKSAPIRLLAYDLLEEKGSDIRAQPFAQRRSALEALLQTHNAQDVIIPSRSLPAKSWGDLATYRDDARSTLAEGLMIKSRQSPYIAGRKKGHWWKWKLDPRTIDGVMIYAQAGHGRRANLYTDFTFAVWDGPALVPFTKAYSGLSDAEFRKITAWVRKNTLQRFGPVRQVTPQHVFEIAFEGIQESTRHKSGIALRFPRMARWRGDKKPEDANTLADLKEMLHVQP
- a CDS encoding ligase-associated DNA damage response exonuclease → MSKSALLRFTGRGIYCPAGEFYIDPWRPVERALLTHGHADHARPGHSRYLSTDIAAPVISHRLNNPVLETVRYGETRQIKDALVSFHPAGHIPGSAQIRIEVAGEIWVVSGDYKIENDGLTTPFEPLKCHSFISECTFGLPAFQWQPQNTIFDQINTWWAETAKAGKCCILGAYGLGKAQRLLCGLDANIGPILTHSATEATNQILRDQGFDLPKTQKIMPDMDRKAQRGALILAPPSVFGSAWAKRFGETSTGFVSGWMALRGIRRRRGFDRGFVLSDHADWPALNAAIKETGAENIYVTHGYTDIFNNWLNEQGYNSNIVKTDFTGDEAELPEEESAE
- a CDS encoding aldolase/citrate lyase family protein, whose product is MSRISNFRQKMLSGAPLAGTFLKTPHYIMIEVLAQSGLDFLCLDAEHAPFDRGAMDQCIAVATALDFPILIRVGDGSEREILQALDYGAVGIVVPHVDSVEKAQSIARMARFGHRGRGYAGSTRWAGYATQSMPDLLQKSRDETVVIAQVEEPEAVLVAKDLASIEGIDGLFVGPADLSVGYGKTDQTSEELQAALRSVGEAARASNKAYMSFVGTVEQAAEWREKYGLTVFFVASEHNWLRAGAAAVAKGVHKLT
- a CDS encoding SCP2 sterol-binding domain-containing protein — translated: MSEILEQAVLALTKKMGEASFGGSAKFDIDGEGCIMIDAAGVRAGDEEAEVTLRANTETFQDILAGDLDPASAFMSGRLTIDGDMGVAMQLGSALG